One genomic region from Knoellia sp. p5-6-4 encodes:
- a CDS encoding nitroreductase/quinone reductase family protein, with amino-acid sequence MTRTKAWSTHIGTALYRRSGGRLAGGTDDAPVLLLTVPGRRTGLPRSACVRTIPHDGDYLVWGTGAGSPTDPDWFRNLRHAGAGEGQIGGQRFRFTARELTGEDREHVWHDVVLRRLPKVARYARRAGRPIPVARLTVLDTVAEDEGGQDAVDR; translated from the coding sequence GTGACGCGCACCAAGGCGTGGTCGACGCACATCGGGACGGCTCTGTACCGCCGGTCCGGTGGCCGGCTCGCCGGTGGCACCGATGACGCGCCGGTGCTGCTCCTGACCGTGCCGGGTCGGCGCACCGGCCTGCCGCGCTCCGCCTGCGTCCGCACCATCCCCCACGACGGCGACTACCTCGTGTGGGGCACCGGCGCGGGCTCCCCCACCGACCCCGACTGGTTCCGCAACCTGCGGCACGCGGGGGCCGGCGAAGGGCAGATCGGGGGGCAGCGGTTCCGGTTCACCGCGCGCGAGCTCACCGGGGAGGACCGCGAGCACGTCTGGCACGACGTCGTGCTGCGGAGGCTGCCGAAGGTCGCCCGGTACGCCCGTCGGGCCGGGCGTCCGATCCCTGTCGCCCGCCTGACCGTCCTGGATACCGTGGCCGAGGACGAGGGTGGCCAGGACGCCGTCGACAGGTGA
- the purS gene encoding phosphoribosylformylglycinamidine synthase subunit PurS, whose protein sequence is MGNVVIDVMLKPEILDPQGQAVNGALPRLGFDQFTDVRQGKRFVLTVDGEVTDEVLEAARKAAETLLSNPVIEDVVSVRAEHDVNAGVRAQDEKDPDR, encoded by the coding sequence ATGGGCAACGTCGTGATTGACGTGATGCTGAAGCCAGAGATCCTCGACCCCCAGGGACAGGCCGTGAACGGGGCACTGCCCCGGCTCGGCTTCGACCAGTTCACCGACGTGAGGCAGGGCAAGCGCTTCGTCCTCACGGTGGACGGGGAGGTCACCGACGAGGTGCTCGAGGCCGCCCGCAAGGCCGCCGAGACGCTGCTGTCGAACCCCGTGATCGAGGACGTCGTCTCGGTCCGGGCGGAGCACGACGTCAACGCAGGCGTCCGGGCGCAGGACGAGAAGGACCCCGACCGGTGA
- the purQ gene encoding phosphoribosylformylglycinamidine synthase subunit PurQ, protein MKVGVVTFPGSLDDRDAARAVHAVGGEPVSLWHGDADLKGVDAVILPGGFSYGDYLRCGAIARFAPVMDQLVPAARGGLPVLGICNGFQVLTESHLLPGALIRNDHRKFNCVDTRLRVENVQTAWTSDFAQGQEITIVLKNGEGGFVADERTLDELEGEGRVVFRYVVPEGGRNPNGSYRDIAGITNERGNVVGLMPHPEHCVETGYGPSLDGLPFFTSILKQVVSA, encoded by the coding sequence GTGAAGGTCGGGGTCGTCACGTTTCCGGGGTCGCTCGACGACCGTGACGCCGCCCGGGCGGTGCACGCCGTCGGCGGCGAGCCGGTCAGCCTGTGGCACGGCGACGCCGACCTCAAGGGCGTCGACGCGGTCATCCTCCCCGGTGGGTTCTCCTACGGCGACTACCTGCGCTGCGGTGCCATCGCCCGGTTCGCGCCCGTGATGGACCAGCTGGTGCCCGCGGCCAGGGGTGGACTGCCGGTGCTGGGCATCTGCAACGGCTTCCAGGTGCTCACCGAGTCGCACCTGCTGCCGGGCGCGCTGATCCGCAACGACCACCGCAAGTTCAACTGCGTCGACACCCGCCTGCGGGTCGAGAACGTGCAGACCGCCTGGACCTCCGACTTCGCGCAGGGCCAGGAGATCACCATCGTCCTCAAGAACGGCGAGGGCGGCTTCGTCGCCGACGAGCGCACCCTCGACGAGCTCGAGGGCGAGGGCCGCGTCGTGTTCCGCTACGTCGTGCCCGAGGGTGGGCGCAACCCCAACGGCTCCTACCGTGACATCGCCGGCATCACCAACGAGCGCGGCAACGTGGTCGGCCTCATGCCGCACCCCGAGCACTGTGTCGAGACCGGCTACGGCCCCAGCCTTGACGGCCTCCCGTTCTTCACCTCGATCCTCAAGCAGGTGGTGTCAGCGTGA